A single window of Eucalyptus grandis isolate ANBG69807.140 chromosome 1, ASM1654582v1, whole genome shotgun sequence DNA harbors:
- the LOC104428556 gene encoding uncharacterized protein LOC104428556 isoform X3 — protein sequence MASFGFSSNFSLVENRGRDAVDLRTLVAASKPLAHSLGLLKLNPGSKSWSLRAACSREVGTARAASEAATAVAVDDGVVREKERDGVLRVGVICGGPSAERGISMNSARSVIDHIQGEDLHVSCYYIDCDLNAYAISTAQVYSNTPADFDFKLESLAQGFRSLSDFAAHLAASVDIVFPVIHGQFGEDGGIQELLERYNIPFVGTGSSECCQAFDKYQASLELSKHGFVTVPSFLVQGCEANEAELEKWFERNQLDPMSGKVVVKPARAGSSIGVTVAYGTADSLKKASEIISEGIDEKVIVELFLEGGNEFTAIVLDVGSGFDSHPVALLPTEVELQFHGNVDVREKDAIFNYRRKYLPTQQVAYHTPPRFPVDVIEDIRKGASLLFKQLGLRDFARIDGWLLPSKHLSSSKEVFGVTDYGTIVFTDINLISGMEQTSFLFQQASKVGFSHSNILRSIINHACLRFPDLASHKDLSGHLPRVDNSSKLAGTSRKLEKRRKIFIIFGGNTSERQVSLMSGTNVWLNLQAFDDLEVIPCLLAPSNQHSLGTVVNGEDFQLSSWAVWSLPYSLVLRHTTEEVLAACAEAIEPSRAALTSLLRKQVMSDLMEGLRNQKWFSGFDIADELPVKYSMEQWILHAKEVQATVFIAVHGGIGEDGTLQSLLENEGVPYTGPGVMASRTCMDKVSTSLSLSNLANLGVLTIKKEVWSKKDLLNVPILDVWQDVISKLQCESICIKPARDGCSTGVARLRCPEDLKVYIKALEEGLLLIPPNSFSKVELA from the exons atGGCGTCCTTCGGTTTCAGCTCCAACTTCTCTCTGGTTGAGAACAGGGGACGTGATGCTGTTGACCTGAGAACGCTGGTTGCTGCGTCGAAGCCGTTGGCTCACTCGCTGGGCTTGCTCAAATTGAACCCGGGTTCGAAGAGCTGGAGCTTAAGGGCGGCGTGTTCCCGTGAAGTTGGAACCGCGCGTGCTGCTTCGGAAGCAGCCACAGCGGTTGCGGTGGATGATGGAGTCgtgagggagaaggagagagatggGGTTTTGAGGGTTGGAGTGATTTGTGGAGGTCCATCCGCGGAGCGAGGGATTTCGATGAATTCCGCGCGATCAGTGATTGATCACATTCAG GGGGAAGATTTGCATGTTAGCTGCTATTACATTGACTGCGACCTAAATGCATATGCTATATCAACTGCTCAG GTATACTCAAACACTCCTGCAGATTTTGATTTTAAACTTGAAAG CCTAGCCCAGGGTTTCCGCTCTCTATCTGACTTTGCAGCGCATTTAGCAGCTTCTGTAGACATAGTATTCCCTGTAATCCATGGTCAGTTTGGAGAAGATGGTGGCATCCAG GAACTACTGGAAAGATACAATATTCCATTTGTTGGAACTGGATCAAGTGAGTGTTGCCAAGCATTTGACAAG TATCAAGCATCATTGGAGCTGAGCAAACATGGTTTTGTGACAGTACCCAGTTTTCTTGTGCAG GGATGCGAGGCTAACGAAGCTGAACTTGAAAAATGGTTTGAGAGAAACCAACTGGATCCTATGTCTGGGAAAGTTGTG GTAAAACCAGCTAGAGCTGGATCAAGCATTGGTGTAACAGTTGCTTATGGCACAGCTGATTCTCTCAAAAAAGCCAGTGAAATTATTTCAGAG GGAATTGATGAGAAGGTCATAGTTGAGTTATTTCTTGAAGGAGGAAATGAATTCACTGCCATTGTACTTGATGTTGGCTCTGGGTTCGATAGCCATCCTGTTGCATTATTGCCAACTGAG GTGGAGCTCCAGTTTCATGGCAATGTTGATGTGAGGGAGAAAGATGCAATTTTCAATTACCGTAGGAAGTATCTTCCAACTCAACAG GTTGCATACCACACTCCGCCTCGTTTTCCAGTAGATGTAATAGAAGACATACGTAAAGGAGCATCACTGTTGTTTAAACAGCTGGGGCTACGTGACTTTGCCAGAATTGATGGATGGCTTTTGCCTTCTAAGCATTTATCATCTTCTAAGGAAGTATTTGGTGTGACTGATTATGGTACAATAGTTTTCACTGACATAAATCTG ATAAGTGGGATGGAGCAGACTAGCTTCCTATTTCAGCAAGCTTCGAAG GTGGGATTTTCTCACTCAAACATCCTTCGGAGCATTATTAATCATGCCTGTTTGAGGTTTCCAGATCTTGCATCTCATAAAGATCTATCTGGCCATTTGCCCAGAGTCGACAACTCCTCAAAACTTGCTGGAACTTCTAGAAAACTTGAAAAGCGTCGCAagatatttattatatttggaGGAAACACTTCTGAGAGACAAGTGTCCCTCATGAGCGGCACTAACGTTTGGCTCAACCTGCAAGCATTTGATGAT CTTGAAGTGATCCCGTGTTTGCTTGCTCCTTCAAACCAACATTCCTTGGGCACAGTTGTGAATGGGGAGGATTTTCAGTTGAGCTCATGGGCAGTTTGGTCTCTACC TTACTCCCTGGTGCTTAGACACACAACCGAAGAAGTTCTTGCCGCGTGTGCTGAGGCAATTGAACCATCCCGGGCTGCATTGACATCTCTACTGCGGAAACAGGTTATGAGCGATCTCATGGAAGGTCTGAGGAATCAAAAGTGGTTTTCAGGATTCGATATAGCTGATGAACTGCCAGTCAAATATTCAATGGAGCAGTGGATCCTGCATGCCAAGGAAGTTCAAGCCACTGTTTTCATTGCAG TGCATGGAGGCATTGGGGAGGATGGTACATTACAGTCTTTGCTAGAGAATGAAGGAGTTCCTTATACAG GCCCTGGTGTGATGGCTTCAAGGACATGTATGGACAAAGTTTCAACATCTCTTTCTCTAAGCAAT TTAGCAAACTTGGGAGTTCTTACCATAAAGAAAGAAGTGTGGAGTAAAAAGGATCTGCTGAATGTACCAATACTTGATGTATGGCAAGATGTGATCTCAAAGCTCCAGTGTGAAAGTATATGCATAAAGCCGGCTAGGGATGGATGCTCTACTGGGGTTGCAAGACTTCG TTGTCCAGAGGACCTGAAAGTATACATAAAAGCCTTGGAAGAGGGCCTTTTACTTATTCCTCCAAATAGTTTTTCAAAG GTGGAACTGGCATAA
- the LOC104428556 gene encoding uncharacterized protein LOC104428556 isoform X1, whose translation MASFGFSSNFSLVENRGRDAVDLRTLVAASKPLAHSLGLLKLNPGSKSWSLRAACSREVGTARAASEAATAVAVDDGVVREKERDGVLRVGVICGGPSAERGISMNSARSVIDHIQGEDLHVSCYYIDCDLNAYAISTAQVYSNTPADFDFKLESLAQGFRSLSDFAAHLAASVDIVFPVIHGQFGEDGGIQELLERYNIPFVGTGSSECCQAFDKYQASLELSKHGFVTVPSFLVQGCEANEAELEKWFERNQLDPMSGKVVVKPARAGSSIGVTVAYGTADSLKKASEIISEGIDEKVIVELFLEGGNEFTAIVLDVGSGFDSHPVALLPTEVELQFHGNVDVREKDAIFNYRRKYLPTQQVAYHTPPRFPVDVIEDIRKGASLLFKQLGLRDFARIDGWLLPSKHLSSSKEVFGVTDYGTIVFTDINLISGMEQTSFLFQQASKVGFSHSNILRSIINHACLRFPDLASHKDLSGHLPRVDNSSKLAGTSRKLEKRRKIFIIFGGNTSERQVSLMSGTNVWLNLQAFDDLEVIPCLLAPSNQHSLGTVVNGEDFQLSSWAVWSLPYSLVLRHTTEEVLAACAEAIEPSRAALTSLLRKQVMSDLMEGLRNQKWFSGFDIADELPVKYSMEQWILHAKEVQATVFIAVHGGIGEDGTLQSLLENEGVPYTGPGVMASRTCMDKVSTSLSLSNLANLGVLTIKKEVWSKKDLLNVPILDVWQDVISKLQCESICIKPARDGCSTGVARLRCPEDLKVYIKALEEGLLLIPPNSFSKAHGMIEMPNPPPEFLIFEPFIETDEIIMSSKSKNENASHFMWEGRSRWVEITVGVIGKRGSMHSLSPSITVKETGDILSLEEKFQGGTGINLTPPPVSIMSDEALGRCKQRIEVIANTLHLEGFSRIDAFVNVDTGEVLIIEVNTVPGMTPSTVLIHQALAEKPPVYPHEFFRTLLDLGSERFA comes from the exons atGGCGTCCTTCGGTTTCAGCTCCAACTTCTCTCTGGTTGAGAACAGGGGACGTGATGCTGTTGACCTGAGAACGCTGGTTGCTGCGTCGAAGCCGTTGGCTCACTCGCTGGGCTTGCTCAAATTGAACCCGGGTTCGAAGAGCTGGAGCTTAAGGGCGGCGTGTTCCCGTGAAGTTGGAACCGCGCGTGCTGCTTCGGAAGCAGCCACAGCGGTTGCGGTGGATGATGGAGTCgtgagggagaaggagagagatggGGTTTTGAGGGTTGGAGTGATTTGTGGAGGTCCATCCGCGGAGCGAGGGATTTCGATGAATTCCGCGCGATCAGTGATTGATCACATTCAG GGGGAAGATTTGCATGTTAGCTGCTATTACATTGACTGCGACCTAAATGCATATGCTATATCAACTGCTCAG GTATACTCAAACACTCCTGCAGATTTTGATTTTAAACTTGAAAG CCTAGCCCAGGGTTTCCGCTCTCTATCTGACTTTGCAGCGCATTTAGCAGCTTCTGTAGACATAGTATTCCCTGTAATCCATGGTCAGTTTGGAGAAGATGGTGGCATCCAG GAACTACTGGAAAGATACAATATTCCATTTGTTGGAACTGGATCAAGTGAGTGTTGCCAAGCATTTGACAAG TATCAAGCATCATTGGAGCTGAGCAAACATGGTTTTGTGACAGTACCCAGTTTTCTTGTGCAG GGATGCGAGGCTAACGAAGCTGAACTTGAAAAATGGTTTGAGAGAAACCAACTGGATCCTATGTCTGGGAAAGTTGTG GTAAAACCAGCTAGAGCTGGATCAAGCATTGGTGTAACAGTTGCTTATGGCACAGCTGATTCTCTCAAAAAAGCCAGTGAAATTATTTCAGAG GGAATTGATGAGAAGGTCATAGTTGAGTTATTTCTTGAAGGAGGAAATGAATTCACTGCCATTGTACTTGATGTTGGCTCTGGGTTCGATAGCCATCCTGTTGCATTATTGCCAACTGAG GTGGAGCTCCAGTTTCATGGCAATGTTGATGTGAGGGAGAAAGATGCAATTTTCAATTACCGTAGGAAGTATCTTCCAACTCAACAG GTTGCATACCACACTCCGCCTCGTTTTCCAGTAGATGTAATAGAAGACATACGTAAAGGAGCATCACTGTTGTTTAAACAGCTGGGGCTACGTGACTTTGCCAGAATTGATGGATGGCTTTTGCCTTCTAAGCATTTATCATCTTCTAAGGAAGTATTTGGTGTGACTGATTATGGTACAATAGTTTTCACTGACATAAATCTG ATAAGTGGGATGGAGCAGACTAGCTTCCTATTTCAGCAAGCTTCGAAG GTGGGATTTTCTCACTCAAACATCCTTCGGAGCATTATTAATCATGCCTGTTTGAGGTTTCCAGATCTTGCATCTCATAAAGATCTATCTGGCCATTTGCCCAGAGTCGACAACTCCTCAAAACTTGCTGGAACTTCTAGAAAACTTGAAAAGCGTCGCAagatatttattatatttggaGGAAACACTTCTGAGAGACAAGTGTCCCTCATGAGCGGCACTAACGTTTGGCTCAACCTGCAAGCATTTGATGAT CTTGAAGTGATCCCGTGTTTGCTTGCTCCTTCAAACCAACATTCCTTGGGCACAGTTGTGAATGGGGAGGATTTTCAGTTGAGCTCATGGGCAGTTTGGTCTCTACC TTACTCCCTGGTGCTTAGACACACAACCGAAGAAGTTCTTGCCGCGTGTGCTGAGGCAATTGAACCATCCCGGGCTGCATTGACATCTCTACTGCGGAAACAGGTTATGAGCGATCTCATGGAAGGTCTGAGGAATCAAAAGTGGTTTTCAGGATTCGATATAGCTGATGAACTGCCAGTCAAATATTCAATGGAGCAGTGGATCCTGCATGCCAAGGAAGTTCAAGCCACTGTTTTCATTGCAG TGCATGGAGGCATTGGGGAGGATGGTACATTACAGTCTTTGCTAGAGAATGAAGGAGTTCCTTATACAG GCCCTGGTGTGATGGCTTCAAGGACATGTATGGACAAAGTTTCAACATCTCTTTCTCTAAGCAAT TTAGCAAACTTGGGAGTTCTTACCATAAAGAAAGAAGTGTGGAGTAAAAAGGATCTGCTGAATGTACCAATACTTGATGTATGGCAAGATGTGATCTCAAAGCTCCAGTGTGAAAGTATATGCATAAAGCCGGCTAGGGATGGATGCTCTACTGGGGTTGCAAGACTTCG TTGTCCAGAGGACCTGAAAGTATACATAAAAGCCTTGGAAGAGGGCCTTTTACTTATTCCTCCAAATAGTTTTTCAAAG GCTCATGGGATGATTGAGATGCCGAACCCTCCTCCAGAGTTCCTAATTTTCGAACCATTTATTGAGACTGATGAGATCATTATGTCGTCAAAATCCAAGAATGAAAATGCTTCTCACTTCATGTGGGAAGGACGCAGTCGGTGGGTAGAAATTACAGTCGGAGTAATAGGAAAACGAGGATCCATGCACTCACTGAGTCCTAGCATAACTGTAAAGGAAACTGGCGACATTCTGtcacttgaagaaaagtttCAAG GTGGAACTGGCATAAATTTGACCCCACCACCAGTGTCAATTATGAG TGATGAAGCCTTAGGGAGATGTAAACAGAGGATAGAAGTGATCGCAAACACTCTACATTTAGAAGGGTTTTCACGCATTGATGCATTTGTCAATGTTGATACAGGAGAG GTTTTAATTATTGAGGTCAATACTGTACCCGGAATGACTCCTTCCACCGTGTTGATTCATCAG GCACTTGCTGAGAAGCCTCCCGTGTACCCTCACGAATTCTTCCGTACCCTCCTTGATTTGGGTTCGGAGAGGTTTGCATAG
- the LOC104428377 gene encoding phosphoribosylglycinamide formyltransferase, chloroplastic, translated as MESFGPGLRTSLKLPVIRNTPESLFLRLPSFCSGRLARTSNCLSLRTRNRLAFRGSCLNDRLESGGRVEIAASLSSEGEDVKHGVKKKKLAVFVSGGGSNFRSIHEACIAGSVHGEVVVLVTNKGGCGGAVYARDNDIPVVLFPRTKEEPNGLFASDLVAALRRYEVDFILLAGYLKLIPMELIQAYPKSILNIHPSLLPAFGGKGYFGMKVHKAVIASGARYSGPTIHFVDEHYDTGRILAQRVVPVLATDTAEELAARVLKEEHRLYVEAVAAICQGRIVWREDGVPLIQSIDDPNLYS; from the exons ATGGAGTCTTTTGGTCCTGGGTTGCGCACAAGTTTGAAACTTCCGGTAATCCGAAACACCCCAGAATCGTTGTTCTTGCGGCTGCCTTCGTTTTGTTCTGGCCGTCTTGCTCGAACTAGCAATTGCTTGTCACTGAGAACCCGGAACCGGTTGGCTTTTCGAGGTTCTTGTCTGAACGATAGGTTAGAATCTGGTGGTCGCGTGGAAATAGCGGCGAGTCTGAGTTCTGAGGGTGAGGATGTGAAACAtggagtgaagaagaagaagttggcGGTTTTTGTGTCTGGAGGGGGATCGAACTTTCGGTCCATCCATGAGGCTTGTATTGCAGGATCAGTTCATGGAGAAGTCGTTGTTTTAGTGACTAACAAAGGAG GCTGTGGAGGTGCAGTCTATGCTAGAGACAATGACATCCCTGTTGTTTTATTCCCTAGAACTAAAGAAGAACCAAATGGACTATTTGCAAGTGATCTGGTGGCTGCTCTAAG GAGATATGAGGTTGATTTCATTCTCCTTGCCGGGTACCTGAAACTCATACCTATGGAATTGATTCAGGCATATCCCAAATCAATTCTTAATATCCATCCATCACTTCTTCCTGCTTTTGGAGGAAAGGGTTACTTTGGAATGAAGGTGCACAAAGCAGTCATTGCTTCTGGGGCTAG ATATTCAGGGCCTACAATTCACTTTGTTGATGAGCATTATGACACGGGACGCATTCTTGCTCAAAGAGTCGTCCCAGTGTTGGCTACTGACACTGCAGAGGAACTGGCTGCAAGGGTTCTCAAAGAG GAGCATCGTTTATATGTGGAGGCAGTCGCCGCAATATGTCAAGGGAGAATAGTTTGGAGGGAAGATGGCGTTCCCCTCATACAGAGCATAGACGATCCCAATTTATACAGTTAG
- the LOC104428556 gene encoding uncharacterized protein LOC104428556 isoform X2, with translation MHMLYQLLSLAQGFRSLSDFAAHLAASVDIVFPVIHGQFGEDGGIQELLERYNIPFVGTGSSECCQAFDKYQASLELSKHGFVTVPSFLVQGCEANEAELEKWFERNQLDPMSGKVVVKPARAGSSIGVTVAYGTADSLKKASEIISEGIDEKVIVELFLEGGNEFTAIVLDVGSGFDSHPVALLPTEVELQFHGNVDVREKDAIFNYRRKYLPTQQVAYHTPPRFPVDVIEDIRKGASLLFKQLGLRDFARIDGWLLPSKHLSSSKEVFGVTDYGTIVFTDINLISGMEQTSFLFQQASKVGFSHSNILRSIINHACLRFPDLASHKDLSGHLPRVDNSSKLAGTSRKLEKRRKIFIIFGGNTSERQVSLMSGTNVWLNLQAFDDLEVIPCLLAPSNQHSLGTVVNGEDFQLSSWAVWSLPYSLVLRHTTEEVLAACAEAIEPSRAALTSLLRKQVMSDLMEGLRNQKWFSGFDIADELPVKYSMEQWILHAKEVQATVFIAVHGGIGEDGTLQSLLENEGVPYTGPGVMASRTCMDKVSTSLSLSNLANLGVLTIKKEVWSKKDLLNVPILDVWQDVISKLQCESICIKPARDGCSTGVARLRCPEDLKVYIKALEEGLLLIPPNSFSKAHGMIEMPNPPPEFLIFEPFIETDEIIMSSKSKNENASHFMWEGRSRWVEITVGVIGKRGSMHSLSPSITVKETGDILSLEEKFQGGTGINLTPPPVSIMSDEALGRCKQRIEVIANTLHLEGFSRIDAFVNVDTGEVLIIEVNTVPGMTPSTVLIHQALAEKPPVYPHEFFRTLLDLGSERFA, from the exons ATGCATATGCTATATCAACTGCTCAG CCTAGCCCAGGGTTTCCGCTCTCTATCTGACTTTGCAGCGCATTTAGCAGCTTCTGTAGACATAGTATTCCCTGTAATCCATGGTCAGTTTGGAGAAGATGGTGGCATCCAG GAACTACTGGAAAGATACAATATTCCATTTGTTGGAACTGGATCAAGTGAGTGTTGCCAAGCATTTGACAAG TATCAAGCATCATTGGAGCTGAGCAAACATGGTTTTGTGACAGTACCCAGTTTTCTTGTGCAG GGATGCGAGGCTAACGAAGCTGAACTTGAAAAATGGTTTGAGAGAAACCAACTGGATCCTATGTCTGGGAAAGTTGTG GTAAAACCAGCTAGAGCTGGATCAAGCATTGGTGTAACAGTTGCTTATGGCACAGCTGATTCTCTCAAAAAAGCCAGTGAAATTATTTCAGAG GGAATTGATGAGAAGGTCATAGTTGAGTTATTTCTTGAAGGAGGAAATGAATTCACTGCCATTGTACTTGATGTTGGCTCTGGGTTCGATAGCCATCCTGTTGCATTATTGCCAACTGAG GTGGAGCTCCAGTTTCATGGCAATGTTGATGTGAGGGAGAAAGATGCAATTTTCAATTACCGTAGGAAGTATCTTCCAACTCAACAG GTTGCATACCACACTCCGCCTCGTTTTCCAGTAGATGTAATAGAAGACATACGTAAAGGAGCATCACTGTTGTTTAAACAGCTGGGGCTACGTGACTTTGCCAGAATTGATGGATGGCTTTTGCCTTCTAAGCATTTATCATCTTCTAAGGAAGTATTTGGTGTGACTGATTATGGTACAATAGTTTTCACTGACATAAATCTG ATAAGTGGGATGGAGCAGACTAGCTTCCTATTTCAGCAAGCTTCGAAG GTGGGATTTTCTCACTCAAACATCCTTCGGAGCATTATTAATCATGCCTGTTTGAGGTTTCCAGATCTTGCATCTCATAAAGATCTATCTGGCCATTTGCCCAGAGTCGACAACTCCTCAAAACTTGCTGGAACTTCTAGAAAACTTGAAAAGCGTCGCAagatatttattatatttggaGGAAACACTTCTGAGAGACAAGTGTCCCTCATGAGCGGCACTAACGTTTGGCTCAACCTGCAAGCATTTGATGAT CTTGAAGTGATCCCGTGTTTGCTTGCTCCTTCAAACCAACATTCCTTGGGCACAGTTGTGAATGGGGAGGATTTTCAGTTGAGCTCATGGGCAGTTTGGTCTCTACC TTACTCCCTGGTGCTTAGACACACAACCGAAGAAGTTCTTGCCGCGTGTGCTGAGGCAATTGAACCATCCCGGGCTGCATTGACATCTCTACTGCGGAAACAGGTTATGAGCGATCTCATGGAAGGTCTGAGGAATCAAAAGTGGTTTTCAGGATTCGATATAGCTGATGAACTGCCAGTCAAATATTCAATGGAGCAGTGGATCCTGCATGCCAAGGAAGTTCAAGCCACTGTTTTCATTGCAG TGCATGGAGGCATTGGGGAGGATGGTACATTACAGTCTTTGCTAGAGAATGAAGGAGTTCCTTATACAG GCCCTGGTGTGATGGCTTCAAGGACATGTATGGACAAAGTTTCAACATCTCTTTCTCTAAGCAAT TTAGCAAACTTGGGAGTTCTTACCATAAAGAAAGAAGTGTGGAGTAAAAAGGATCTGCTGAATGTACCAATACTTGATGTATGGCAAGATGTGATCTCAAAGCTCCAGTGTGAAAGTATATGCATAAAGCCGGCTAGGGATGGATGCTCTACTGGGGTTGCAAGACTTCG TTGTCCAGAGGACCTGAAAGTATACATAAAAGCCTTGGAAGAGGGCCTTTTACTTATTCCTCCAAATAGTTTTTCAAAG GCTCATGGGATGATTGAGATGCCGAACCCTCCTCCAGAGTTCCTAATTTTCGAACCATTTATTGAGACTGATGAGATCATTATGTCGTCAAAATCCAAGAATGAAAATGCTTCTCACTTCATGTGGGAAGGACGCAGTCGGTGGGTAGAAATTACAGTCGGAGTAATAGGAAAACGAGGATCCATGCACTCACTGAGTCCTAGCATAACTGTAAAGGAAACTGGCGACATTCTGtcacttgaagaaaagtttCAAG GTGGAACTGGCATAAATTTGACCCCACCACCAGTGTCAATTATGAG TGATGAAGCCTTAGGGAGATGTAAACAGAGGATAGAAGTGATCGCAAACACTCTACATTTAGAAGGGTTTTCACGCATTGATGCATTTGTCAATGTTGATACAGGAGAG GTTTTAATTATTGAGGTCAATACTGTACCCGGAATGACTCCTTCCACCGTGTTGATTCATCAG GCACTTGCTGAGAAGCCTCCCGTGTACCCTCACGAATTCTTCCGTACCCTCCTTGATTTGGGTTCGGAGAGGTTTGCATAG